From the genome of Solanum stenotomum isolate F172 unplaced genomic scaffold, ASM1918654v1 scaffold37742, whole genome shotgun sequence:
CTTGCATGCTCTCGGTGAGTCCGGGAGCCTCCAGTATGGCGCGAGGGACCAGATCCTTCACCACATTTCTCACTTAGTCGATTTTTGGAACATTGTGCAGATTTAGCCTTAAATTTCTCAGTATCATAGTGAGGCTTCCAGCTATCCCAAACAGATTTTGGGATATTTTTTCGTTTCTCCTCAGAGGATCTTGCTTCACATAACAT
Proteins encoded in this window:
- the LOC125852635 gene encoding uncharacterized protein LOC125852635, with the translated sequence MTTEGSIKDHFMKKCSIQYKGMLCEARSSEEKRKNIPKSVWDSWKPHYDTEKFKAKSAQCSKNRLSEKCGEGSGPSRHTGGSRTHREHARKLATVLGRPPHPH